The genome window AAACTTATCCCTCTCCCTTTCAGAATAAAGACACGAGAAAGCGAATTTTGCATCAGTAGACAAGAAAGCAGCCCGAAAAGGTCATCTCTCCAATAACGAAAAACCCATCTCCTCCATTGGAAACTCTAGCATTTCTTCCCAACCAAATAAATAGAGCTTATGTCCTTTTCCACCAGCACAGTATTTCTTAAGAAGCCAGAGTCCCCAATTCAACCTCCCATTAAAAAAGGTTATTCCACATTCTACATTTGGGCTAAGAAGGAAAGGATGATCAATATTCTTCACTCTCCTTTTACCCATAAACAAGGTCAGATATCAGCATTACGCCATTTTGTTAATCAACATCTTTAGTATACTCTTCCCATGAACAATCGTCAAGGCAAAGCATGAACCTTACAAGGGACCTCAGCCTTCCAAATCACTAGAATGGGCTGATGAAGGGGTAAAGATGGTTCATCATCAATAATGCCATCCcccacacccccccccccccggggcCCCGCCCCCACAACCCCCTCCTCCTTCTCTTTTTAGACCAACCCAACAATGGTTCACACACTAAATCCTAGGACCAACATCACCCAAAGGTGAGACACAATATATGACTTGACTAAACGATATGAAAATAATCAGTCATTCAACATTTGGACTGATACATAGAAGTATAAATGCATATTTATATTAAACATGATTATATTGCTTAAGATATTTAAATATTATGAAGGGTATGCTGTATATACATGTCGGCACCTCTTGTTGTGCAGCCGCAATTGGTCCTTTTAATGCTTTTGCAATCAAGTCCCTGACAGCTGCCCCTCTGCTAGTATCAAAACACATGCCATCATCCCATAAAAGTTCATGATTGTCAACAGGGTTGAGCCACACTAGCTGAAACATGTTTGACAAGCGAAATCAAGTGAACAAGAATTCCCTACAAATAATCAATAAATATACCCTTATGTCTTACTTCATCATCCTGAACTGGGAGCCTTGGTGGAATAGGCCTGTTCCAGTGTGGACCTAACCCTTCCAGCGCTAAATTGGATAGCAAGCCAAGCACTGTCTCGTCTCTATCTCCAGATCCAATTTTAGGTTTTGTTCCAGTTTGTAGATCAAACCTAGAATATGAATCCTAATGTCAAGTGGAGAAagagcaaagaagaagaaaaatatatccATTGTTAAGGGTCTTACTCTAATGAGTTAACATCACAACCATGAGGAACATCAGGGTCTGCAACCACATTTCTGACAGAACCATCCTTGAATGGAGAAATAAACCGGTCTGGATGAACTTTATCAGCATACTGCTGCTGCAACTGTTCTTGTTGCGGGAATGCCTGACAGTGAGGACAATTGAAAAATATCTATTATATACATAGACTGAGAATGTTTCTCAACACACTGTTTAACAAAATCCCTGAATGCAAGTGGATCCTGCATAGGCTTGAAAGATTACTATTTGTGAGTAAACTTAATAGTAAACTATACATAGGTCTACATAACTTACATGTACTGAAGGATCAAAACTTTTGATGTACTCTGCAGCAGATTGTTTAAGTATCTGAAAAAGACGATTCTCCTTCAGATAAACATAATCTTGCCACAAAGGATTCAAGATAAGATGATGAGGCAGTAACAAAACAAAGTAATACAGTTGCTGGTTACACTTCACACTGGTGTAGTTAAACTAGTTTCTGATACTAACATTTCATTTACGTGTACAACGAATATCAATGACAACTACTTATAAAACAACGCATCCTGCAAATAAAACAACCAAGGTTGAAAAACTTGAGCTGATAAtaaacaagaattcaaagtctCCTGATTGGGTTTTTATTTCCTTGTGGAGTTATTGAGAAAATGAAAGCTGATATGGATGCTTAGTGAGATATAGGAAGATCAGTTCTCTATCTGACAAAATTTGTAATTTTGAGAGAAGAATCTACAAAAGGAATCTTACAACAATAACCAATATCAGAACAAACACAagatgaggttttttttttttatcaaaacttGATGAGCCAACAGCTGCAAGATAAAACTTCAATTTCAGACATCCAAATTTTGATTTGCTTTACAAATTGTACTCAGTGGCTTCAAAAAATGCTTCCAAGCTtacttaaaatttaaaaaaattaaattaaattaaaaaaaaaaaactcattaaaattaagaattataaaacttaaagttttttcTAAATGCATTGACTCTTAATACATTAACAATAGATTCACCCTGTCTTATTTTATGTTCTTTCTATTGAACATCATATGCCACATGCAACATCTTCGACCAGAAAGGCCTTATGCTTAGACCTGGGCCAACAGGCTTAGTCTTGGGCTTCCAAAAGGGTTATTTCTTTTGTAACCAAAGCTGTTACTACTGTGCAAGAGAGGAAGCACAAAAATTTTGCCGGTTACAATTCAAAGTAGTGTAGTAGAACAGTTCTGATGTTAACAATTTACATGATATATACAACATATATCAATGCTAACCATAACTCATAACTAGCTGCTAATTGCcactaaaaagtaaaaacacaCACTTCCAATATCGGATTcattgtaaatttgtaatgcTAATTGAGCAACATTCCTAggggaaaggaagaaaataaaaaattcatgtCGGTTTGCAGTTTTGTATCATAGGTACAAACAGAAAAGTAACAGTTTGTAGAAACTAAATGAACAACATAATTCAGATTAACGAATCAAAAGGCTAAAAAATAATGGAGAACCTCTTTGCTACCACTAGAGCCATCAGAGCCAAATAGCTGTAATAGCTGCAGAACAAGTGCCCTCTCATACTTTTCGACTTCAACATCACATGCAGCCTGCAACCCAAGCATAAAAGCTCACACTAACAAATTGAAGTTTTTTCTAATAAGAAAGCAGATTACAATGTTATTGTACTAAAGTATCAAGAAAGCAACTTAAGAGCCAAATAAACTGTTAGGCATAGATTCAATCTCATGTCATTTCAAAGAATGGTCTGTCACTTGTTTAACTATTGCTTCAAATTGGTAACAGAATCATAACAAAGAATGGTCTGTCACTTGTTTAACTATTGCATAGCAAATAGATACCAAGAAACTGATTTCAATCGGACACCGATCATTGTTTGTGAACACCAAAGCAACCAAGACTGCCGATTCTTGAAAGAAAAATGCGCAATGCTTACGTTTATAAGTAAACTAAAGAACGGATTTGCAGAAGGTTTCTGGGACGAATATGCCTGCTGAAGAATAGTGAACGCAATCAAACGTTGAGAGGAGTTCAGCATCTTCTTGTCCTGCGAAGCATAGCatttttttaacacaaaaaaGTTTTCAGTTAATATCAATATATGTCTTCACTTTGGGTATTCATAATCATACATTCAAATTATGAAAACCCCATAATTGATACGCCATTGCACATAAAACCCTAGCAACATAATGGTAAGGGATCTAGGGTTTTTCCTTCAATTCTATAAAGAAATGAAATTGGGCACCTCTCAATGCTTGTCCTAAAGCAGGCGCCacgagggagggagagagagagagagagagagagagagagagagagagagagaaagagagacagaCCTGtaaaagaagggagagagagaagcagGGAATGAATTGGCGGCCATGggagaaaatggagttgaacTCAGAGACGATCTCTTCGATCGGGCGCTGCTCTGCTCTGAGCAGTCCAAACACCGCTTTCGATTCTTCAAAGCCGAGCTTCATCTTCTAGCTTTTCACCAACACCCTCGCAGACGTCGACAGAGACCCAGAGAGacgaaaggaagaagaaaactatttcttttctttttcttctatttcttttttatatattttatatttgaagttgaaggaagaagaaagaaaatcaattaTCCATCAGCGTACTGAATCCAGTGTGACGTAAGCAAACTGGACTGGTTCGACTTTCAACGGGTTAATCCCATTCCAGACTTCGGTTCCATTCTTCAcctaacaaaataaaattttgccaAATCCGAAGGAAAATTTTTAAATGTGACCGGTTGATACATCATGTGTTATTGTATAAAttgtgaaaaattttattttttcagttaTAGATCTTCCTCAATTCGACACAGTTTCACCTTCAAACCTTCGGTTTGGTACGGATCtacttaaatttattactaaaaTTATATGGTTCGGTTAAAGTCAAATTCTGTTCAGTTCATACTTGTTTATGATTCCGAATACcaaatcaaaatggtatttaaaatttattagtacaattattatattattagcaTTGGATTCAGGATTCAACGGGATACATATTGTATTGGGTCTAGCTTTTTCTTTTACAATTACTCCTGATCTTTGAAATATTAAATGAAGTAGAGTATTGTATGTTTCCCAGGATATATACTTGGAACTATAGTAGGGCTCTCTACCCATTTATTCACTcgaccaaatatatatatatatatatatatatatatatatataatttttttttttataacatgaCAAGAATTCAAACAATTTAAATAAGATTTTGGACCTATTCGGTAAGAATGAAATATTCTCATAATTATCCATTGATACAACATGTaagatctcacatcgcccaggggagtgatccttatatgtatattctcatccctacctagcatgaggttttttgggagcttactggcttcgagttccatcggaactccaaaattaaggcgcgagagcaatcccatgatgagtGACCC of Malus sylvestris chromosome 6, drMalSylv7.2, whole genome shotgun sequence contains these proteins:
- the LOC126627099 gene encoding uncharacterized protein LOC126627099 isoform X2 — encoded protein: MKLGFEESKAVFGLLRAEQRPIEEIVSEFNSIFSHGRQFIPCFSLSLLLQDKKMLNSSQRLIAFTILQQAYSSQKPSANPFFSLLINAACDVEVEKYERALVLQLLQLFGSDGSSGSKEILKQSAAEYIKSFDPSVHAFPQQEQLQQQYADKVHPDRFISPFKDGSVRNVVADPDVPHGCDVNSLEFDLQTGTKPKIGSGDRDETVLGLLSNLALEGLGPHWNRPIPPRLPVQDDELVWLNPVDNHELLWDDGMCFDTSRGAAVRDLIAKALKGPIAAAQQEQVFSELANDLKLVYHCGLTPRKLPELVENNPLIAVEVLTKLINSPEIAEYFTVLVNMDMSLHSMEVVNRLTTAVKLPSEFIHMYISNCISSCENIKSRIFSSKSRPFA
- the LOC126627099 gene encoding uncharacterized protein LOC126627099 isoform X1, whose protein sequence is MKLGFEESKAVFGLLRAEQRPIEEIVSEFNSIFSHGRQFIPCFSLSLLLQDKKMLNSSQRLIAFTILQQAYSSQKPSANPFFSLLINAACDVEVEKYERALVLQLLQLFGSDGSSGSKEILKQSAAEYIKSFDPSVHAFPQQEQLQQQYADKVHPDRFISPFKDGSVRNVVADPDVPHGCDVNSLEFDLQTGTKPKIGSGDRDETVLGLLSNLALEGLGPHWNRPIPPRLPVQDDELVWLNPVDNHELLWDDGMCFDTSRGAAVRDLIAKALKGPIAAAQQEQVFSELANDLKLVYHCGLTPRKLPELVENNPLIAVEVLTKLINSPEIAEYFTVLVNMDMSLHSMEVVNRLTTAVKLPSEFIHMYISNCISSCENIKDKYMQNRLVRLVCVFLQSLIRNNIINVKDLFIEVQAFCIEFSRIREAAALFRLLKSLE